One Gloeothece verrucosa PCC 7822 DNA window includes the following coding sequences:
- a CDS encoding NF038122 family metalloprotease: MTNNLVNSESQNQLSSQAHQLKSRWQSVLSMAKTVGGTRLGKQLAKRWKGRVALSLAGIVTVAAPAQALNFNITYAPGTTQQQIEGVELAAGLWSSYLKDDITVNFHFQMTDGSLGTALAGATPGIQRNINYFNFQTSALAEAKAANQSLFLPQSQSFSQLLQDGTVNNSSKIMLTSANAKALGLNTSTNSKLDGYLQVSSSANWNYSYDSQTINKNKYDFVSVVLHEMGHNLGFISGLDATDNSAKNQNQATALDLFRYSTESAAKGAIDSTIGNNPYFSLNGGQTAFSIDLNKNQIIESGEQAYFAQGEDRSLGGDGFQTGHWKPSANNIIGIMDPLISKGKVRSVSQLDMSLFDAIGWDINSAAQTNITLLKSQAKAKAKNAVIVERSSEVEEMMQESGVYNIASSRGSGWWQKANTAEASPNNSVSVPEPNSTMGLFALAGMVGMGAMFKRR, from the coding sequence ATGACTAACAACCTTGTCAACTCGGAATCTCAAAACCAACTGTCCTCTCAAGCCCATCAACTGAAATCTCGATGGCAATCAGTATTATCCATGGCCAAAACCGTAGGAGGAACCCGATTAGGTAAACAGTTAGCCAAACGATGGAAAGGAAGAGTCGCCCTATCTTTAGCAGGAATCGTAACAGTCGCCGCTCCCGCACAAGCCCTAAACTTTAACATCACTTATGCCCCAGGAACAACACAACAACAAATCGAAGGGGTAGAATTAGCGGCGGGGCTTTGGTCTTCTTATCTAAAAGATGACATCACTGTTAATTTTCATTTTCAAATGACCGATGGCTCACTAGGAACCGCCTTAGCAGGAGCCACTCCCGGCATTCAACGTAACATCAACTATTTTAATTTTCAAACGTCGGCCCTCGCCGAAGCCAAGGCAGCCAACCAAAGCTTATTTCTTCCTCAGTCTCAATCTTTCAGCCAACTGTTGCAAGATGGCACGGTTAATAATAGCTCCAAGATAATGCTCACCTCAGCCAATGCCAAAGCTTTAGGACTCAACACTAGCACTAACAGCAAACTCGATGGCTACTTACAAGTCTCATCCTCTGCCAATTGGAATTACAGTTATGATTCCCAAACCATCAATAAGAATAAATATGATTTTGTCAGTGTGGTACTTCACGAGATGGGCCACAATCTAGGTTTTATCAGTGGATTAGACGCAACCGATAACAGTGCCAAAAATCAAAACCAAGCCACAGCATTAGATCTGTTCCGCTACTCAACAGAAAGTGCCGCCAAAGGTGCAATTGATTCTACTATTGGCAACAATCCTTACTTTTCCCTGAATGGAGGTCAAACTGCCTTCAGCATTGATCTTAATAAAAACCAAATCATTGAAAGCGGCGAACAAGCTTATTTTGCTCAAGGAGAAGACCGTAGCTTAGGGGGCGACGGTTTTCAAACTGGACATTGGAAACCGAGTGCTAACAATATTATCGGCATTATGGACCCACTCATCAGCAAAGGAAAAGTTCGCTCTGTTTCTCAGTTGGATATGTCCTTATTCGATGCTATTGGTTGGGATATCAACTCGGCGGCTCAGACAAATATAACCCTTCTTAAATCCCAAGCTAAAGCCAAAGCTAAAAATGCTGTGATTGTTGAGCGCAGCAGTGAAGTTGAGGAGATGATGCAAGAAAGTGGAGTGTACAATATTGCTAGTAGTCGAGGAAGTGGCTGGTGGCAAAAAGCTAATACGGCTGAGGCTTCTCCAAATAATAGCGTTTCAGTACCAGAACCCAATTCAACGATGGGATTATTTGCCCTAGCGGGAATGGTAGGAATGGGAGCCATGTTTAAACGTCGTTAA